Proteins encoded within one genomic window of Lysinibacillus sphaericus:
- a CDS encoding MaoC family dehydratase N-terminal domain-containing protein — MELDQRLIGLTGPHYVFEVEKRHIRQFAQAIGDPNPLYVDEAFAKSTSYGGIIAPPSFPVAIGADSGQGINLPLDYSRMLHGEQEFIYQRPIRSGDRLHCQMKVTNVYEKEGKNGTMQFLVMDTEMKDENGELVVISRTNIIYRALASAKA; from the coding sequence ATGGAACTAGATCAACGTTTAATTGGCTTAACAGGACCCCACTATGTTTTTGAAGTAGAGAAAAGGCATATTCGACAGTTTGCACAAGCAATCGGCGATCCAAATCCATTATATGTGGATGAAGCCTTTGCTAAATCAACCAGTTACGGTGGTATTATTGCCCCGCCGAGCTTTCCAGTTGCGATAGGTGCTGACAGTGGACAAGGCATTAACTTGCCATTGGATTACAGTCGCATGCTACATGGTGAACAAGAGTTTATTTATCAACGTCCAATTCGCTCTGGGGATCGTTTGCATTGTCAGATGAAGGTAACAAATGTCTATGAGAAAGAAGGCAAAAATGGAACAATGCAGTTTTTAGTAATGGATACAGAAATGAAAGATGAAAACGGGGAGCTTGTCGTAATTAGTCGCACCAATATCATTTATCGCGCATTAGCCAGTGCTAAAGCGTAA
- a CDS encoding MaoC/PaaZ C-terminal domain-containing protein produces the protein MLQLKELQQGQKLAPLVKPAVTKVQLVKYAGASGDFNPLHTDDAFAQSIGMPGVIAHGMLVMGFLGQYVMELAGTSATLTNFKMRFGAMTRPGDEITCLAIVKKIYQEQAKQFVDLDLYAEKAPGKIVGFGEATLQLIEL, from the coding sequence ATGCTTCAATTGAAAGAATTACAACAAGGGCAAAAGCTGGCACCACTGGTGAAGCCTGCTGTTACGAAAGTTCAGCTTGTCAAGTATGCGGGTGCATCAGGGGATTTTAATCCTTTACATACGGATGATGCATTTGCTCAAAGTATTGGAATGCCTGGCGTAATTGCACATGGAATGCTTGTCATGGGCTTTCTAGGTCAATACGTTATGGAACTTGCTGGTACATCTGCTACGCTTACGAATTTTAAAATGCGTTTTGGTGCGATGACGAGACCTGGTGATGAAATTACCTGCTTGGCTATCGTCAAAAAAATTTACCAAGAACAAGCAAAACAATTCGTTGATTTGGATTTGTATGCGGAGAAAGCACCAGGGAAAATTGTAGGGTTTGGTGAAGCGACATTACAACTGATTGAACTATAG
- a CDS encoding thiolase C-terminal domain-containing protein produces the protein MATIKDRYAIVGVGESERSKNSGTTPLHLALDAARTALKDAGLEAREIDGFMSYSENDSCTSHQLATYLGVRPKYVKDIMGGGSSTEMLIADAIGLIETGQVNTVLIYRSMNGRSGVRMGGGGWDVNMLQGAMDGGSFFIPYGAGGPGQWFGLFATRHMQQTGLTHEHLGHVCVSFYEHAQRNPKAFFYGKPLTMEEYLKTPPLSYPFSKHDFCLESDEANAIIVTSAEKAKDCKSKPVYIMGIEARRTVSHAHYWTNLDEVASDFVAPSLYKKAGVTPQDIQVASIYDCFSWVVLRQLEAYGFAARGEVGDFVASGNLKMGGKLPTNTAGGMLSEGYTHGMNNVLEIVRQIRHDYQGTDRQVKNCEIGICTGWSGPDIAGAMILRN, from the coding sequence ATGGCTACTATTAAAGATCGCTATGCCATTGTGGGGGTAGGCGAAAGTGAACGTTCAAAAAATTCGGGTACAACACCTTTACATTTAGCATTAGATGCTGCCCGAACTGCATTAAAAGATGCAGGTTTAGAAGCGCGAGAAATTGATGGTTTTATGAGCTACTCGGAAAATGATTCTTGTACATCACATCAACTAGCAACCTATTTAGGAGTACGACCAAAATATGTAAAAGATATTATGGGCGGCGGCAGTAGTACAGAGATGTTAATTGCGGATGCCATTGGCTTAATCGAAACAGGTCAGGTCAATACCGTACTTATTTACCGTTCAATGAATGGCCGTTCTGGCGTTCGAATGGGCGGAGGTGGCTGGGATGTCAATATGCTACAAGGTGCGATGGATGGCGGAAGCTTTTTTATTCCGTATGGAGCTGGTGGACCAGGGCAATGGTTCGGTTTATTTGCAACGCGTCATATGCAACAAACTGGACTGACACATGAGCATTTAGGACATGTTTGTGTCAGTTTTTATGAGCACGCACAACGGAATCCGAAAGCCTTTTTCTATGGTAAACCACTTACGATGGAAGAGTATTTAAAGACACCACCTTTAAGCTACCCATTCTCTAAGCATGATTTTTGCCTAGAATCAGATGAAGCCAATGCGATTATCGTCACATCCGCTGAAAAAGCAAAGGATTGCAAGTCAAAGCCTGTCTATATTATGGGCATTGAAGCGAGACGCACGGTATCACATGCGCATTATTGGACGAATTTAGATGAAGTGGCATCTGACTTTGTAGCTCCTTCTCTTTATAAAAAAGCGGGGGTGACACCACAAGATATTCAGGTCGCTTCAATTTATGATTGCTTTAGTTGGGTTGTATTACGGCAGTTAGAAGCATATGGCTTTGCAGCACGTGGCGAAGTAGGTGATTTCGTTGCGAGTGGCAACCTAAAAATGGGAGGAAAGCTACCAACGAATACAGCAGGTGGCATGCTTTCAGAAGGCTATACACATGGTATGAACAATGTGCTGGAAATTGTTCGTCAAATTCGTCATGACTATCAAGGAACAGATCGACAGGTGAAAAATTGTGAAATCGGTATTTGTACGGGTTGGTCTGGCCCTGATATTGCAGGTGCAATGATTTTAAGAAATTAG
- a CDS encoding Zn-ribbon domain-containing OB-fold protein, producing MYQKPIPLKTQDNQPYWDAADRHELMLQKCQTCHAYNHPPGPACAKCGSTELNWESQGCHITGTIYSYVVSYRPFLPGFQDELPTIIVVVQLDHLQEVKIIGNMLDCPPEEIKIGMPVKMIWQDITEDRALPQWIQA from the coding sequence ATGTATCAAAAACCAATTCCACTGAAAACACAAGATAATCAACCATATTGGGATGCGGCGGATCGCCATGAGTTAATGCTACAAAAATGTCAAACATGCCATGCCTATAACCACCCGCCAGGTCCGGCTTGTGCAAAATGCGGGTCCACAGAACTGAACTGGGAAAGTCAAGGTTGTCATATTACAGGAACTATTTATTCCTATGTGGTGTCCTATAGACCTTTCTTACCGGGCTTTCAAGACGAGTTGCCGACGATTATTGTGGTCGTACAGTTAGACCATTTACAAGAGGTAAAGATTATCGGCAATATGCTGGACTGTCCACCAGAGGAAATAAAAATCGGCATGCCTGTGAAAATGATATGGCAAGATATTACGGAAGATCGTGCGCTTCCTCAATGGATACAGGCTTAA
- a CDS encoding acyl-CoA dehydrogenase family protein, which yields MDFSFTEKEEQFRQELRTWLEANLPDGWLQGDVQLDKESKAYELFLRDWQKKLYAGGWAAIAWPKQYGGRNATLMEEIIYQQEMVRVKAPPLINYVGLHMVAPTLMQIGSQAQKDKYIEKIITGEEVWCQGYSEPNAGSDVAAIQTTAVKDGDRWIINGQKVWTSFGHVADRCFLITRTSRLEKKHKGITVFLLDMHQPGVETRPIVSMDGQKDFNEVYLNDAVAYDAEIIGQVDEGWNVIIALLMHERTGIGGQVFTLEQQFHDLVTLAKDVSDDNEPLIKNPFIRKTMVDLYTRSRGSLLNYYRNLTKQLKNGHPGAESSMDKLLVSELTKELFTQAISMQGHHGILWKEHALIDRSYWQDNYLYSFGQTIGGGTSEIQKNTIAERILGLPKDMGR from the coding sequence ATGGATTTTTCATTTACGGAAAAGGAAGAACAATTTCGCCAAGAGTTAAGAACGTGGTTGGAAGCGAACTTACCTGATGGATGGTTGCAAGGAGACGTGCAACTTGATAAAGAATCGAAAGCATACGAGTTATTTTTACGAGATTGGCAAAAGAAACTATATGCAGGTGGTTGGGCAGCGATTGCATGGCCTAAACAATACGGTGGCCGCAATGCAACGTTGATGGAAGAAATTATTTATCAACAAGAAATGGTACGGGTGAAAGCGCCACCGTTAATTAATTATGTGGGACTCCATATGGTTGCACCGACTTTAATGCAAATCGGTTCACAAGCACAAAAAGATAAATACATTGAAAAGATTATTACGGGGGAAGAAGTTTGGTGCCAAGGTTATTCAGAGCCAAATGCAGGTTCAGATGTAGCCGCTATTCAAACGACTGCAGTAAAAGATGGGGATCGTTGGATTATTAATGGACAAAAGGTATGGACGAGTTTCGGTCATGTGGCAGATCGTTGCTTTTTAATTACAAGAACGAGCCGATTGGAGAAAAAACATAAAGGCATTACGGTGTTTTTGTTAGATATGCATCAGCCAGGAGTGGAAACGCGACCAATTGTTTCAATGGATGGTCAAAAAGATTTTAATGAAGTGTATTTAAATGATGCTGTCGCTTACGATGCCGAAATTATCGGTCAAGTAGATGAAGGCTGGAACGTTATCATTGCACTCTTGATGCATGAAAGAACGGGAATTGGTGGTCAAGTATTTACGTTAGAACAACAATTTCATGATTTAGTTACATTAGCGAAGGACGTAAGTGATGATAATGAACCACTGATCAAAAATCCATTTATTCGAAAAACAATGGTGGATCTGTATACTCGTTCTCGGGGTTCACTGTTAAATTATTATCGTAATTTAACGAAGCAATTAAAAAATGGTCATCCTGGTGCAGAAAGCTCGATGGATAAGCTGCTTGTAAGTGAATTGACGAAAGAACTGTTTACTCAAGCCATTTCGATGCAAGGTCACCATGGCATCTTATGGAAAGAACATGCATTGATTGATCGCTCCTATTGGCAGGACAATTATTTATACTCTTTTGGTCAGACGATTGGTGGGGGCACAAGTGAAATACAAAAGAATACCATTGCTGAGAGAATACTAGGTTTACCAAAGGATATGGGTCGATAA
- a CDS encoding acyl-CoA dehydrogenase family protein — translation MDFSLNQEQEMFRSYVRKYLDDVGQTKVAREFTEGNTSSFQKLYAGLAELGCSSVNVSEAHGGMGLGQLDLVPILEEMGRALLPGLFLETNALVVPLLEQFGTAQQKAKYLSAIASGNHTFTVAWLEPGGNYKPSNVQVHGTLEGDVLTLNGVKALVPDVELANSLLVVVRTAEGQDKQGISLVIVDCDAASMQVQGQKNMDETRLLAEVTFHNVQVSSQQIVGIVHQGWDALQEALLSFNAALCSSIVGSVEKIVETAVEYATIREQFNQPIGRFQAIKHRLVDMKMDLETARSLAYYANWAIESDAEDKVEAVSSARLFATEAFIKVASQSIQIHGGIGFTEEIDCHLYVKRARFYENYLGTTQQYYEQTAVALGW, via the coding sequence ATGGATTTTTCGTTAAATCAAGAACAAGAAATGTTTCGAAGTTATGTACGCAAATATTTAGATGATGTCGGTCAAACAAAAGTGGCACGTGAGTTTACAGAAGGCAACACTAGCTCATTTCAGAAGCTGTATGCTGGCTTAGCTGAGCTTGGCTGTTCGAGTGTCAATGTATCTGAAGCGCATGGCGGTATGGGGCTAGGTCAGTTAGATTTAGTGCCTATTCTAGAAGAGATGGGTCGCGCATTGCTACCAGGGTTATTTTTAGAAACGAACGCTTTAGTTGTACCATTATTGGAGCAATTCGGTACAGCGCAGCAAAAAGCGAAATATTTATCAGCGATCGCGAGTGGCAACCATACATTTACGGTGGCATGGTTGGAGCCTGGCGGTAACTACAAGCCTTCTAATGTGCAAGTACATGGCACATTAGAAGGAGACGTTCTTACGTTGAATGGGGTGAAAGCGTTAGTGCCTGATGTAGAGCTAGCAAATAGCTTACTTGTTGTCGTGCGAACGGCAGAAGGGCAAGACAAGCAAGGAATATCACTTGTAATCGTTGATTGTGATGCAGCGTCTATGCAAGTGCAAGGTCAAAAAAATATGGATGAAACACGTTTGCTTGCAGAAGTGACGTTTCATAATGTGCAAGTATCAAGTCAGCAAATTGTGGGCATTGTTCATCAAGGGTGGGACGCGTTGCAAGAAGCTTTATTATCGTTTAATGCAGCGCTTTGCTCTTCAATTGTTGGCAGTGTAGAAAAAATTGTAGAAACGGCAGTTGAATATGCCACGATTCGTGAGCAGTTTAATCAACCAATCGGCAGATTTCAAGCGATTAAACATCGTTTAGTCGATATGAAAATGGATTTAGAAACAGCTCGTTCATTAGCTTATTATGCAAACTGGGCGATTGAAAGTGATGCGGAAGATAAAGTTGAAGCGGTTTCAAGTGCTCGCTTATTTGCAACGGAAGCATTTATAAAAGTTGCATCTCAAAGCATTCAAATTCATGGTGGCATCGGCTTTACAGAAGAAATTGATTGTCATCTTTATGTGAAAAGAGCGCGTTTCTATGAAAATTATCTTGGCACTACACAGCAATATTATGAGCAGACAGCAGTGGCATTAGGTTGGTAG
- a CDS encoding aldehyde dehydrogenase family protein, which translates to MHTLKDYQNVINGKVIPSSSGHKMDSYNPATGKVWATIPCSTVEDVDATVHAARTALPDWSALPASERAGYLRRIGDAIAQYGDELAELETIDNGWVIRETKYGLIPVLANMWYDAAAAAIHVGSKGETVQLGPNTIGFTTREPFGVVVGIIPWNSALWTFTVKAAAALAGGNTVIIKPSELAAAAPLRYGEILQSILPPGVLNVISGTGAEVGDALVKHPNVNKVSLTGSGRTAQAIAQSTAQNPKSMVLELGGKSPNIVFEDADLAKAANGVTVNGIFTGNAGQLCVGGSRILIQRSVLNQMIALMKEEIATHIQLGDTLNIQTPMGPVANEMQYKKVCSYIELGQQEGGEILIGGRFGGANLLPGQDTLAEGYWIEPTLIKVEGNNLQVCQEEIFGPVAVVIPFDTEEEALAIANDTEYGLGAGIWTSDLNRAHRMIRAIESGNVWVNTYRIVGTELPFGGQKASGFGTDSVREFTREKTCYIQIG; encoded by the coding sequence ATGCATACTTTGAAAGACTATCAAAATGTCATTAATGGGAAAGTCATTCCATCATCTTCAGGTCATAAAATGGATAGCTATAATCCAGCAACAGGCAAGGTTTGGGCAACCATTCCTTGTAGCACGGTTGAAGATGTAGACGCGACAGTGCATGCCGCACGAACAGCTCTGCCCGATTGGTCAGCTCTTCCTGCTAGTGAAAGAGCGGGTTATTTACGACGTATTGGTGATGCCATAGCCCAATATGGAGATGAATTGGCTGAACTAGAAACAATAGATAATGGCTGGGTAATACGGGAAACGAAGTACGGACTTATTCCGGTACTTGCAAATATGTGGTATGATGCGGCCGCGGCTGCTATCCATGTAGGGAGTAAAGGTGAAACCGTGCAACTTGGGCCGAATACAATAGGGTTTACAACACGGGAACCTTTTGGCGTTGTCGTGGGCATTATTCCTTGGAATTCAGCTTTATGGACATTTACAGTGAAAGCAGCGGCTGCCCTTGCAGGTGGAAACACGGTTATTATTAAACCATCAGAGTTGGCAGCAGCAGCCCCGCTTCGCTACGGTGAAATTCTTCAAAGTATCTTACCACCAGGCGTCTTAAATGTTATTTCGGGTACAGGTGCGGAAGTAGGCGATGCGCTTGTAAAACATCCAAACGTGAACAAAGTGAGTTTAACAGGATCAGGAAGAACGGCGCAGGCAATTGCGCAGTCCACTGCACAAAACCCTAAGTCGATGGTATTAGAATTGGGTGGGAAGTCACCTAATATTGTTTTCGAGGATGCAGATTTAGCGAAAGCTGCCAATGGTGTCACGGTCAATGGGATTTTTACTGGTAATGCAGGGCAACTGTGCGTTGGCGGTTCTCGTATTTTAATTCAACGTTCTGTTTTAAATCAAATGATTGCTTTGATGAAAGAGGAAATTGCTACGCATATTCAGTTGGGCGATACTTTAAACATCCAAACACCTATGGGACCCGTTGCCAATGAGATGCAATATAAAAAAGTTTGTTCGTATATTGAGCTTGGGCAACAAGAAGGCGGAGAAATCCTGATTGGTGGACGCTTCGGCGGTGCTAACTTATTACCAGGTCAAGATACATTGGCTGAAGGCTATTGGATTGAACCGACCTTAATCAAAGTAGAAGGTAATAATTTACAAGTATGCCAAGAAGAAATTTTCGGACCCGTTGCCGTGGTAATCCCATTTGATACGGAAGAAGAAGCACTGGCGATTGCAAATGATACAGAATACGGATTAGGAGCTGGTATTTGGACATCCGATTTAAATCGTGCACATCGCATGATTCGCGCAATCGAATCAGGCAATGTTTGGGTCAATACGTATCGAATCGTTGGCACAGAATTACCATTTGGCGGTCAAAAAGCGAGCGGTTTTGGGACAGACTCTGTACGCGAATTTACACGTGAAAAAACGTGCTATATCCAAATTGGCTAG